The Cryobacterium sp. SO1 genomic sequence TGGCAGGACACCCGCACTCAGCCGATCGTCGACCGGCTCGCCGCGGACGGTGGGGGCGACCGGTTCAAGGCCACCGTCGGCCTGCCGCTGGCGACCTACTTCTCCGGCACCAAGATCGCCTGGATCCTGGAGAACGTCGAGGGCGCCCGCGAAAAGGCCGAGGCCGGCGACCTGATGTTCGGCACCACGGACTCCTGGGTGCTCTGGAACCTCACCGGCGGCCTGGAGGGCGGGGTGCACGCCACCGACGTCACCAACGCCAGCCGCACCCTGTTCATGAACCTGGAGACCCTCGAATGGGACGACGAGATCCTCGGGATCTTCGGCGTTCCCCGCTCGATGATGCCCGGGATCCGCTCCTCCAGCGAGGTCTACGGCATGGTCAACGAGCACAGCCTGCTGCGCGAGGTGCCCATCGCCGGCATCCTCGGCGACCAGCAGGCGGCCACGTTCGGCCAGGCCGCGTTCGACCAGGGCGAGGCCAAGAACACCTACGGCACCGGTAACTTCCTGATCTTCAACACCGGCACCGAGATCATCCACTCCAAGAACGGCCTGCTCACCACGCTGGGCTACAAGCTCGGCGACGCCGAACCGCACTACGCGCTGGAAGGCTCGATCGCCGTCACCGGGTCGCTCATCCAGTGGCTGCGCGACAACCTCGGGCTGATCTCGTCGGCGAGTGAGATCGAGACCCTGGCCCGCACCGTCGACGACAACGGCGGCGCCTACTTCGTGCCGGCGTTCAGCGGCCTGTTCGCGCCGTACTGGCGTTCGGATGCCCGCGGTGCGCTGGTGGGCCTGACCCGGTTCGTGAACAAGGGCCACATCGCCCGCGCGGCGCTGGAGGCCATCGCGTTCCAGACCCGCGAGGTCATCGACGCGGTCAACGCCGACTCGGGCGTGCCGCTGACCGAGCTCAAGGTCGACGGCGGCGCCACCGCCAACAACCTGCTGCTGCAGTTCCAGGCCGACATCCTTGGCGTACCCGTGGTGCGCCCGGTCGTCGCCGAGACCACCGCGCTCGGCGCGGCCTACGCGGCCGGCCTGGCGGTGGGCTTCTGGGGTGGCCTGGGCGAACTGCGCTCCAACTGGCAGGAAGACGCCCGATGGGAGCCCGACATGGAGGAAGCCGAGCGAGCCCGGCTGCTCCGCAACTGGAAGAAGGCCGTCACCAAGACCCTCGACTGGGTCGACGAAGACGTCCTGTAGCCAGGCAAGACTGGTAGCTGCCCAGGTCCGGTAGCCGCCGTGAACCCCCGGTAGCCCGTTCCCGACGGCACCACCTCGACGCCGCATCCGCCTCTCCTCTGAGTTGTGCGGGTGCGGCGCCGCTATGCGGGTGGCGCGCCACCCGCATAGCGGCGCCCACCCCGCATAGGGCCCTTGCGCGGGTGCCACGCCGTTGTGCGGGCTCGGGGCCAGAGCGGCGCTTGCCCCGCAGAGTGGCGTGTACCCCGCAGAATGACGCCTGCCCCGCCTCACACGATTGTGGGCGCACTTACCGCCCACAGAGCCGCGCATCGGCCCGGGCTTCGGCTACCGCGCGGCGAGCAGGGCGGGCAACTCCGCGAGGCCGGTGAGACGGATGACGCCCAGCGCGCGGGCCTCAGCGCGGTCGGCCTCCGGCGGGGGAGGTCCTGCGGAGCCGAGACGGTCCAGCCACACCCCGGTGAGGCCCGCTGCGGCGGCCCCGATCGCGTCGGTGCGGAGGCGGTCGCCCACGTACACCGAGCGGGCCGGGTCGGCGCCGAACAGGGCGCAGGCGTGCACGAAGATCTCCGGCCTCGGCTTGGCCAGGCCGAACTCGGCCGAGGTGATCACGTGCTCCACCCGGGCGTCCAGACCGGTGTCGGCCAGTTTCACGCGCTGGTAGGCCAGCTCCCCGTTGGTGATCAGACCGAATCGCACCCCGGGGATGCGCCGGGCCAGCTCGTCGAGGCAGGGCAGCGCATCCGCGTGCAGGCGCCAGTGGGCTCGGTAGTGCACGAAGTAGTCCTCGAACCAGGCGGTGGCCTCCGCCGCCGTGAGCTGC encodes the following:
- the glpK gene encoding glycerol kinase GlpK; the protein is MSDKYIFAIDQGTTSTRAIIFDHSGSIVSTGQLEHEQIFPRAGWVEHDPMEIWGNTRQVIGQALSKANLTRHDIEAVGITNQRETAVVWDRTTGLPIYNAIVWQDTRTQPIVDRLAADGGGDRFKATVGLPLATYFSGTKIAWILENVEGAREKAEAGDLMFGTTDSWVLWNLTGGLEGGVHATDVTNASRTLFMNLETLEWDDEILGIFGVPRSMMPGIRSSSEVYGMVNEHSLLREVPIAGILGDQQAATFGQAAFDQGEAKNTYGTGNFLIFNTGTEIIHSKNGLLTTLGYKLGDAEPHYALEGSIAVTGSLIQWLRDNLGLISSASEIETLARTVDDNGGAYFVPAFSGLFAPYWRSDARGALVGLTRFVNKGHIARAALEAIAFQTREVIDAVNADSGVPLTELKVDGGATANNLLLQFQADILGVPVVRPVVAETTALGAAYAAGLAVGFWGGLGELRSNWQEDARWEPDMEEAERARLLRNWKKAVTKTLDWVDEDVL
- a CDS encoding HAD family hydrolase, giving the protein MTGVTLVLFDLDDTLFAHREAVAAGILGHVAAQGGRGAAADPHDVVVLWNALEEQHYHAYLAGSLDFAAQRGARARDFAAAHGVQLTAAEATAWFEDYFVHYRAHWRLHADALPCLDELARRIPGVRFGLITNGELAYQRVKLADTGLDARVEHVITSAEFGLAKPRPEIFVHACALFGADPARSVYVGDRLRTDAIGAAAAGLTGVWLDRLGSAGPPPPEADRAEARALGVIRLTGLAELPALLAAR